In the Clostridium beijerinckii genome, one interval contains:
- a CDS encoding DNA topoisomerase IV subunit A, translated as MAKKNENIIPKDNNIIGIPLEEAMPENYLPYAIEVAKDRALPDVRDGLKPVHRRILYGSYMLKAFPDRPYYKSARIVGDILGKYHPHGDSSVYESMVILAQDFSTRAPLIEGHGNWGSIDGDGAAAMRYTEARLSPIAMEMLRDIEKDTVEMVPNYSDSEMEPKVLPSRYPNLLVNGAFGIAVGLATNIPPHNLGEVTEGVLAYIDNNEITTSELMKYIKGPDLPTGGILIGEKSILSAYETGEGKVAYRAKTSIEKLENGRIGIIITEFPYRRNKSRILQTISEMTGDKRHAKALESITDIRDESDRSGIRAVIELKKNADEDVADKVLKYLFKKTDLQCNISFNMVALANGKPETMSLKAIIRYYVEHQKEIITRRTQKELDVAKKRHHIVEGFIKAISVLDEVIATIRSSKSKKDASENLISKFGFSEAQAQAILELMLYRLTGLEIEIFEKEYAQLEKLIKKLEKILSSEKELLKVVKSELKEISDKYGNDRRTEIIHDDNESKIDVEELIIVEEVMVTISKDGFVKRIPLKNYTRSSSNPEDIEYREGDSLKYLINSNTKDTLLVFTDKGFMYQTKGINIPEMRWKEKGDRLDEIIKSLNLDNEKIIAAISIDNFNPSKAFRFITKHGGIKLSSLDKFQTAYGKLQALKLRDGDELIDVSMRELEEEEKFLKVKSKLGLEFTLEIKNLEETARNILPTQLFNFSEEDEISQVEDTNEIEYFELSVGVTDKNKFKFYERIKEDSLKVKTNSLKELLIFSNRGYVYKIPVFLMRNVLNKEINVEAFIGKMEKGEKIISLISIDSYDEDLGVYTFTKKGMVKKTLLKEFEGDFLKQACYKFKFEDDEVVSVEMNQIKIGHLIMITKKGMAIRFPVENVNIMGKIASGVTGISLRDEDQVIFGKYHSNYKKSDDNTVMLSSDDTKITLVSKGKERSVMDISDIKLQNRAGRGTSIMMVSLDDEIKDVHL; from the coding sequence ATGGCAAAAAAGAATGAAAATATTATACCTAAAGATAATAATATAATTGGTATTCCTCTAGAAGAAGCAATGCCAGAGAATTATTTACCATATGCTATAGAAGTTGCTAAAGATAGAGCACTTCCTGATGTTAGAGATGGTCTTAAGCCTGTGCATAGAAGAATTTTATATGGTTCATATATGCTTAAGGCCTTTCCAGATAGACCTTATTATAAATCTGCAAGAATAGTTGGAGATATCTTAGGTAAGTATCACCCTCATGGTGATTCATCTGTATACGAATCTATGGTAATACTAGCTCAAGATTTCTCAACTAGGGCACCGTTAATTGAAGGTCACGGGAACTGGGGATCTATCGATGGTGATGGGGCTGCAGCTATGAGGTATACAGAGGCTAGATTATCTCCTATTGCAATGGAAATGCTAAGAGATATTGAAAAGGATACGGTAGAAATGGTTCCAAACTATTCTGATAGTGAAATGGAACCTAAAGTATTACCAAGTAGATATCCTAATTTACTTGTAAATGGGGCGTTTGGTATAGCTGTAGGGCTTGCAACCAATATACCTCCACATAATTTGGGAGAGGTAACAGAAGGAGTACTGGCATATATTGATAATAATGAAATAACTACTTCTGAACTTATGAAATATATAAAGGGACCAGATTTACCTACTGGTGGAATTTTGATAGGAGAAAAATCCATTTTATCAGCATATGAAACTGGTGAAGGAAAAGTAGCTTATAGAGCAAAGACTTCAATTGAAAAATTAGAAAATGGAAGAATCGGAATAATTATAACAGAATTCCCATACAGAAGAAATAAGTCTAGGATTCTCCAAACAATATCTGAAATGACTGGTGATAAGAGGCATGCAAAAGCATTGGAATCTATAACAGATATTAGAGATGAATCTGATAGAAGTGGAATAAGAGCTGTAATTGAATTAAAGAAAAATGCAGATGAAGATGTTGCAGATAAAGTGCTAAAGTATCTGTTTAAAAAAACTGATTTACAATGTAACATAAGTTTTAACATGGTAGCCCTTGCAAATGGAAAGCCAGAAACTATGAGTTTAAAGGCTATAATAAGATATTATGTAGAGCACCAGAAAGAAATAATAACTAGAAGAACCCAAAAAGAACTTGATGTGGCAAAAAAGAGGCATCATATTGTTGAAGGATTTATTAAAGCTATAAGTGTTTTAGATGAAGTTATAGCAACCATTAGAAGTTCAAAGTCTAAAAAGGATGCATCGGAAAATTTGATAAGCAAATTTGGGTTTTCTGAGGCTCAAGCACAAGCTATATTGGAACTTATGTTATATAGGTTGACAGGTCTTGAAATAGAAATATTTGAAAAAGAATATGCGCAACTTGAGAAACTTATAAAAAAACTTGAGAAGATTTTATCTAGTGAAAAAGAACTTTTGAAAGTTGTTAAAAGTGAATTAAAAGAAATAAGCGATAAGTACGGAAATGATAGAAGAACTGAAATTATACATGATGATAATGAAAGTAAAATTGATGTTGAAGAATTAATTATTGTAGAAGAAGTTATGGTAACAATATCTAAAGACGGATTTGTAAAGAGAATACCATTAAAAAATTACACTAGATCTAGCTCTAATCCAGAAGATATTGAGTATAGAGAAGGAGATTCTTTAAAATATTTAATAAATTCGAATACTAAGGATACACTTCTTGTATTTACAGATAAAGGTTTTATGTATCAAACAAAAGGTATTAATATTCCTGAAATGAGATGGAAAGAAAAAGGGGATAGATTGGATGAGATTATTAAATCTTTAAATCTTGATAATGAGAAGATAATTGCAGCTATATCCATAGATAATTTCAATCCTAGCAAGGCATTTAGATTTATAACAAAACATGGAGGAATTAAGTTAAGTTCTTTAGATAAATTCCAAACTGCATATGGTAAACTTCAAGCGTTAAAACTTAGAGATGGTGATGAGTTGATTGACGTATCCATGAGAGAATTGGAAGAAGAAGAGAAGTTCCTAAAAGTTAAGAGTAAACTAGGGTTAGAATTCACTCTTGAAATAAAAAATCTAGAGGAAACGGCTAGAAATATTTTACCTACTCAGCTATTTAATTTCTCAGAAGAAGATGAAATTAGCCAAGTAGAAGATACTAATGAAATTGAATATTTTGAATTAAGTGTTGGAGTTACTGATAAGAATAAGTTTAAATTCTATGAGAGGATAAAAGAAGACTCATTAAAAGTTAAAACAAATTCTTTAAAAGAATTGCTTATCTTTAGCAACAGAGGATATGTATATAAAATACCAGTATTTTTAATGAGAAATGTTTTGAATAAAGAAATAAATGTAGAAGCATTTATAGGTAAAATGGAAAAGGGAGAAAAGATAATAAGTCTGATTTCCATTGATTCTTATGATGAAGACTTAGGAGTATACACGTTTACGAAAAAAGGAATGGTTAAGAAAACATTGTTAAAAGAATTTGAAGGTGACTTTCTAAAGCAAGCATGCTATAAGTTTAAGTTTGAAGATGATGAAGTTGTATCTGTAGAAATGAATCAAATAAAGATTGGTCACTTGATCATGATAACTAAAAAAGGAATGGCAATAAGATTTCCGGTTGAAAATGTAAATATTATGGGTAAAATAGCTTCAGGGGTAACTGGAATAAGTCTGAGGGATGAAGATCAAGTCATTTTTGGAAAGTATCATAGTAATTACAAGAAAAGTGATGATAATACCGTAATGTTATCTTCGGATGATACAAAAATTACACTTGTTTCTAAAGGCAAGGAGAGATCAGTAATGGATATAAGTGATATTAAGTTACAAAATAGGGCTGGAAGAGGAACAAGTATAATGATGGTTTCACTTGATGATGAAATAAAAGATGTACACCTATAA
- a CDS encoding DNA gyrase/topoisomerase IV subunit B, giving the protein MELKNTNAYDVTDLTSLEKLEPVRIRPGMYIGSTGSKGLHHCIWEIIDNSIDEIANGYGNKVTITLNEDKSVTVLDNGRGIPTGIHPIKKKSGVEMVFTELHTGGKFDNKNYKTSGGLHGVGAAVVNALSEWLEVEVYQNGNIYRQRFEYAFDKELKREMPGTSVGSLKVIGKTDKVGTKITFKPDKEIFSTTDFKFDIIDSRLQELAFQNKGIRLELIDKRKGQEITKEYYSENGLLDFINYLNESKTPIHEEPIIFDGERTVGELQLYGEVCIQFTDSTTEYIASYVNNIPTTEAGTHETGFKTGMTRSFKEWSKKLGLVKEKDKEFEGDDLREGMTAIVRIKITNPIFEGQTKTKLGNNEAYTMMNDLVYTKFSEWIEDNKTLATSIINNALEAAKRRDKIKKINEAEKKKIGKGTAPLAGKVAVCTLKDKTVNEFIVVEGDSAGGSAKQARDRRFQTIMPSKGKIMNTEKQKLENVLASEELKIFNTAVGTGTLDNYREEDLKYDKIIIMSDADVDGYHIRTLWMTYIYRYMRPLIANGHLYLAQPPLYKVYRETKGKTIVKYAYSDDELENTKKQVGKGALIQRYKGLGEMNPDQLWDTTLNPESRTLLQVTIEDAAKAEKMVSLLMGDIVEPRKNYMYKYGEF; this is encoded by the coding sequence ATGGAATTAAAAAATACTAATGCTTATGATGTAACAGATTTAACATCACTTGAAAAGCTAGAACCTGTAAGAATAAGACCGGGTATGTATATAGGATCTACAGGTAGTAAGGGGTTACATCACTGTATATGGGAAATAATAGATAACTCCATAGATGAAATAGCTAACGGATATGGTAACAAAGTAACCATAACGTTAAATGAAGATAAAAGTGTAACCGTATTGGATAACGGAAGAGGTATCCCTACAGGAATTCATCCAATCAAAAAGAAATCTGGAGTTGAAATGGTATTTACTGAACTTCATACAGGAGGAAAGTTTGATAATAAAAATTATAAAACATCTGGAGGACTTCATGGAGTTGGAGCAGCAGTAGTAAATGCCTTATCAGAATGGTTAGAGGTTGAAGTTTACCAAAACGGGAATATATACAGACAAAGATTTGAATATGCTTTTGATAAAGAATTAAAAAGAGAAATGCCAGGAACATCTGTTGGCAGCTTGAAGGTGATTGGAAAAACAGATAAAGTTGGAACAAAGATCACATTTAAGCCGGATAAAGAAATCTTCTCAACTACTGATTTTAAATTTGATATAATAGATAGCCGATTACAGGAACTGGCATTCCAAAATAAAGGGATAAGATTAGAATTAATAGATAAAAGAAAAGGACAAGAAATCACTAAAGAATATTACTCAGAAAATGGTCTTTTAGATTTCATAAATTATCTAAATGAAAGTAAAACACCAATTCATGAAGAGCCCATAATTTTTGACGGTGAAAGAACTGTTGGGGAACTTCAATTATATGGTGAAGTATGTATTCAATTTACAGATTCAACTACTGAATATATTGCAAGTTATGTAAATAACATTCCAACAACAGAAGCAGGGACTCATGAAACTGGATTTAAGACTGGAATGACAAGATCTTTTAAAGAATGGTCTAAAAAGTTAGGATTGGTTAAGGAAAAAGATAAGGAATTTGAAGGCGATGATTTAAGAGAAGGTATGACTGCTATTGTAAGAATTAAAATCACGAATCCTATCTTTGAAGGTCAAACTAAGACTAAACTTGGAAATAATGAAGCATATACTATGATGAATGATTTAGTGTATACTAAATTTTCTGAATGGATAGAAGATAATAAAACTTTAGCAACAAGTATAATTAATAACGCATTAGAAGCAGCTAAAAGAAGAGACAAGATTAAGAAAATAAATGAAGCAGAAAAAAAGAAAATAGGAAAAGGTACAGCACCGCTTGCAGGAAAAGTTGCTGTGTGTACATTGAAAGATAAAACTGTGAATGAATTTATAGTTGTGGAAGGAGATTCGGCAGGAGGATCTGCAAAGCAAGCCAGAGATAGAAGATTTCAAACTATCATGCCTTCAAAGGGTAAGATAATGAATACTGAAAAACAAAAACTTGAAAATGTATTGGCTTCTGAAGAATTAAAAATATTTAACACTGCTGTTGGAACAGGTACTTTGGATAATTATAGAGAAGAAGATTTAAAATATGACAAGATAATAATAATGAGTGATGCTGATGTGGATGGATATCATATTAGGACATTATGGATGACTTATATTTATAGATATATGAGACCGCTTATTGCTAATGGACATTTATATTTAGCGCAGCCCCCATTGTATAAAGTGTATAGGGAAACTAAAGGAAAAACTATAGTTAAGTATGCGTATAGTGATGACGAACTTGAAAATACAAAGAAACAAGTTGGAAAAGGTGCACTGATTCAAAGATATAAAGGACTAGGAGAAATGAATCCCGATCAATTATGGGATACAACACTAAATCCAGAAAGTAGAACTCTGCTTCAAGTAACCATAGAAGATGCGGCAAAAGCAGAAAAGATGGTTTCGTTACTTATGGGAGATATTGTTGAACCTAGAAAGAACTATATGTATAAATACGGAGAATTTTAA
- a CDS encoding glycosyltransferase family 2 protein — MGKYIFTITAFFQIFVFAITCYYLALGLIGLFRKKENKNYEPKNKFALLIAAHNEEVVIGSLIESMLKLDYPKEMYDVFVIADNCTDDTAKISKGYGVNVCERFAKDKRGKGYALEWMFAKLFAMEKQYDAIAIFDADNLVHKDFLKEINSKMQEGYKVVQGYIDSKNPDDSWIAAAYSIAFWTQNRMFQLARANIGFSNQIGGTGFAIETKTLKKLGWGATCLTEDLEFSCKLVLNGEKVGWAHDAIIYDEKPLKLKQSWTQRKRWMQGFTDVASRYFFKLVKKSIMERKFYIFDCALYVLQPFVTLLLGISAVLTLIQANTTGVNIFIINYLFSDVGFKTFAAIQFLITPLILTIDKKITKPFLVMMVLYSSNVFVVPYLTANMDNWIIAWVSGLAYNLAFLILTGILLGKKELILFFRFWLYALYTLTWIPITIQGILNKNNKEWSHTKHVRKIEICDV; from the coding sequence ATGGGAAAATACATTTTTACCATAACAGCATTTTTTCAAATTTTTGTTTTTGCAATAACATGTTACTATTTAGCTTTAGGACTTATAGGGCTTTTCAGAAAGAAAGAAAATAAGAACTATGAACCTAAAAATAAATTTGCATTGTTAATAGCAGCACATAATGAAGAAGTTGTTATTGGTAGTCTCATAGAGAGTATGCTAAAACTAGATTATCCTAAGGAAATGTATGATGTTTTCGTTATTGCAGATAATTGTACAGATGATACAGCTAAGATATCTAAAGGTTACGGGGTAAATGTTTGTGAAAGATTTGCAAAAGATAAAAGAGGAAAAGGTTATGCGTTAGAGTGGATGTTTGCAAAGTTATTTGCAATGGAAAAACAATATGATGCTATTGCTATCTTCGATGCAGATAATCTTGTACATAAAGATTTCTTAAAAGAGATTAATTCAAAGATGCAGGAAGGTTACAAAGTTGTTCAAGGATATATAGACAGTAAGAATCCAGATGATTCATGGATTGCTGCTGCTTATTCAATAGCTTTTTGGACTCAAAATAGAATGTTCCAGTTAGCTAGAGCTAATATAGGATTTTCTAATCAAATTGGTGGAACAGGATTTGCTATTGAAACTAAGACATTGAAGAAGTTAGGCTGGGGTGCCACTTGTTTGACAGAGGATTTAGAATTCTCATGTAAGCTTGTACTAAATGGAGAAAAAGTTGGTTGGGCTCATGATGCGATTATATATGATGAAAAACCACTAAAGCTTAAACAATCATGGACTCAAAGAAAAAGATGGATGCAAGGTTTTACAGATGTTGCTTCAAGATATTTCTTTAAGCTTGTTAAGAAGTCAATAATGGAAAGAAAGTTTTATATATTTGACTGCGCACTATATGTATTGCAGCCTTTTGTAACGTTATTACTTGGTATTTCAGCAGTTTTAACTTTAATACAGGCAAATACTACAGGCGTAAATATATTTATTATAAATTATTTGTTTAGTGATGTTGGATTTAAGACATTTGCGGCTATTCAATTTTTGATTACTCCGTTAATATTAACAATTGATAAAAAAATTACAAAACCATTCTTAGTTATGATGGTATTATATTCTAGTAATGTTTTCGTAGTTCCTTATTTAACAGCTAATATGGATAATTGGATTATTGCTTGGGTGAGTGGCTTAGCTTATAACTTAGCATTCTTGATATTAACAGGAATATTACTAGGAAAGAAAGAATTAATTTTATTCTTTAGATTCTGGTTATATGCGTTATATACATTAACATGGATACCAATTACAATTCAAGGTATATTAAATAAGAATAATAAAGAGTGGAGTCATACTAAGCATGTTAGAAAGATAGAAATATGTGATGTGTAA
- a CDS encoding rhomboid family intramembrane serine protease has translation MNNFKEEFYKILVNAENFYMKQYYSDFHKREIFLAIKELSNGIYCVLISEDENENIDFLEAFEYIKTLGKDFSLNMIVLSKGEYTNVNKTVMVNKLIVDKENYTVIKYDESCLPLKEILELYINKSKVKNIDNKREFFRYKIPTMILILINVIIFIIMQIDIYNIKHSLGSSQLLSEEIINAINNSVLVTFGAKYNALINNGEVWRLLTCAFLHSSIIHIAFNMYSLYIVGPQIQQIYGAKKYLVIYITSCITASILSYLASPYTISVGASGGIFGLLGALLAFAIMERHRLQKKYISSLLQIILINLFIGLSVKNIDNYAHIGGLIGGALIGYVSYKILNKQLKN, from the coding sequence ATGAATAACTTTAAAGAAGAATTTTATAAAATTTTAGTAAATGCAGAGAATTTCTATATGAAACAATATTATAGTGATTTTCATAAAAGAGAAATATTTCTTGCAATTAAAGAGTTATCAAATGGAATATACTGCGTTTTGATAAGCGAGGATGAAAATGAAAATATAGACTTTTTAGAAGCTTTTGAATATATAAAAACCTTAGGAAAAGACTTTTCTCTAAATATGATAGTTTTATCTAAAGGCGAATATACAAATGTAAATAAAACAGTTATGGTAAATAAACTTATTGTGGATAAAGAAAACTATACAGTTATTAAGTATGATGAATCATGTCTTCCCTTAAAAGAAATACTTGAACTATATATAAATAAAAGTAAAGTGAAAAATATTGATAATAAGAGAGAATTTTTTAGGTATAAAATTCCAACTATGATTTTAATATTGATAAATGTAATAATATTTATAATAATGCAAATTGATATTTATAATATTAAACATTCATTAGGTTCATCTCAGTTGTTGTCAGAGGAAATTATAAATGCAATAAATAATTCAGTACTAGTGACCTTTGGAGCTAAATATAATGCACTTATAAATAATGGAGAAGTATGGCGGTTATTAACTTGTGCCTTTTTACATTCTAGCATTATACATATAGCATTTAATATGTATTCTTTATATATAGTAGGTCCACAAATTCAGCAGATTTATGGGGCTAAAAAGTATCTAGTTATTTACATCACTTCTTGTATAACAGCATCAATATTAAGTTATCTAGCAAGTCCATATACTATATCAGTAGGAGCATCAGGCGGCATATTTGGTCTTTTGGGAGCTTTGTTAGCTTTTGCAATTATGGAAAGACATAGATTGCAGAAAAAATATATATCTAGCTTACTACAGATAATACTTATAAATTTATTTATAGGATTAAGTGTGAAAAATATTGATAATTATGCACACATAGGTGGACTTATTGGAGGAGCATTGATTGGATATGTCTCTTACAAAATATTAAATAAACAGTTGAAAAATTAG
- the pepF gene encoding oligoendopeptidase F, with the protein MSDLKKREEIEDKFKWKVDKIYKSIEDWEKDFEDVKNEAVKLKDFSGKLVNGEAILDYLKFNEKVSRKAENLFIYAHLKCDEDTSNTTYQSLMSKVDIYMAELASYTAFFVPEILSLDDSFIKSEINRLDGLKQFEFLIEDILKEKPHILSKEMEELLAAASDCLDAPSAIHNILTNADMTFGKIEDEDGNEVELTEGNYSSFIRGKNREVRKAAFERLFGEYDKLKNTLATSLSASIKTFNFSSRVRKYNNALEASLKPNNIPLEVYKNAIKVINNNLDSLHRYVKIKKKLLGLDEIHMYDLYVPVIEIPKERIEFNDGVNIVLKALNPLGTEYLDIFKSGVNDGWIDIYENKGKRGGAYSWGGYDTMPYVLLNYNNELGDVSTLAHEMGHSIHSYYSRKEQPYYYANYTLFCAEVASTTNESLLIHYLIENEKDEKKKLYLINQELEQIRTTVFRQLMFAEFELYTHETLEKGIPLTAEDYNKAWHDLNVKYFGNEIVIDKEVDVEWSRIPHFYSDFYVYQYATGYAAASAFSKAILDGKENAVEKYKGFLKSGGSDYPINILRNAGVDMTTDAPIEATIKRFNELLDMIDN; encoded by the coding sequence ATGAGTGATTTAAAGAAAAGAGAAGAAATAGAAGATAAGTTTAAATGGAAGGTTGATAAGATTTATAAAAGCATAGAGGATTGGGAAAAGGACTTTGAAGATGTAAAAAATGAAGCGGTTAAATTAAAAGATTTTTCAGGAAAACTTGTGAATGGAGAAGCAATACTAGATTATTTAAAATTCAATGAAAAAGTATCTAGGAAGGCAGAAAACTTATTTATTTATGCTCATTTAAAGTGTGATGAAGATACTTCAAATACCACTTATCAAAGTTTAATGAGTAAAGTTGATATATATATGGCAGAGCTTGCAAGTTACACAGCATTCTTTGTACCGGAAATTTTAAGTTTAGATGATAGCTTTATTAAAAGCGAAATAAACAGATTAGATGGATTAAAACAATTTGAATTCTTAATCGAAGATATATTAAAAGAAAAGCCACACATATTATCTAAAGAGATGGAAGAATTGTTAGCAGCGGCATCAGATTGTTTGGATGCTCCTTCAGCAATACACAATATATTAACTAATGCAGATATGACATTTGGAAAAATAGAAGATGAAGATGGTAATGAAGTTGAATTAACAGAAGGAAACTATTCTTCATTCATAAGAGGTAAAAATAGAGAGGTAAGAAAAGCAGCATTTGAAAGATTATTTGGGGAATATGATAAGTTGAAAAATACTCTAGCAACGTCTCTAAGTGCATCAATAAAAACTTTCAATTTTAGCAGCAGAGTTAGAAAATATAATAATGCATTGGAAGCATCATTGAAACCTAATAATATTCCTTTAGAAGTTTACAAAAATGCAATTAAAGTAATAAATAATAATTTAGATTCACTTCATAGATACGTGAAAATTAAGAAGAAACTATTAGGATTAGATGAAATTCATATGTATGATTTATATGTTCCAGTCATTGAAATTCCAAAGGAAAGAATTGAGTTTAATGATGGAGTAAATATAGTATTGAAAGCATTAAATCCTTTAGGAACAGAGTATTTAGATATCTTTAAAAGTGGAGTTAATGATGGTTGGATAGATATATATGAAAACAAAGGAAAAAGAGGAGGAGCATATTCTTGGGGTGGATATGATACCATGCCTTATGTTTTGTTAAATTATAATAATGAGCTAGGAGATGTTTCAACTTTAGCACATGAAATGGGGCATTCAATTCATTCATATTATTCAAGAAAAGAGCAGCCATATTATTATGCAAATTACACATTATTCTGCGCAGAAGTCGCATCAACAACAAATGAATCATTACTTATTCACTATCTAATTGAAAATGAAAAGGATGAAAAGAAAAAATTATATTTAATAAATCAAGAATTGGAACAAATAAGAACAACTGTATTTAGACAACTGATGTTTGCAGAATTTGAGTTATATACACATGAGACTCTAGAAAAAGGAATACCATTAACAGCAGAAGATTACAATAAGGCTTGGCATGATCTAAATGTTAAGTACTTTGGAAATGAAATTGTTATAGATAAAGAAGTAGATGTCGAATGGTCAAGAATTCCTCATTTTTATTCAGACTTTTACGTTTATCAATATGCTACAGGTTACGCAGCAGCATCAGCTTTTTCTAAGGCTATCTTAGATGGTAAAGAAAATGCAGTAGAAAAATATAAAGGATTCTTAAAATCTGGTGGAAGTGATTATCCAATAAATATTTTAAGAAATGCAGGAGTAGATATGACAACAGATGCACCAATAGAAGCTACAATAAAGAGATTTAATGAGCTTTTAGATATGATAGATAATTAG